DNA sequence from the Xyrauchen texanus isolate HMW12.3.18 chromosome 35, RBS_HiC_50CHRs, whole genome shotgun sequence genome:
aaatataaagaaataggttgcagcagtttgtctttcgactacacttgagaaatccgcgataggactgagcgcgaaatagcttcagtgacttcttatagtacagattcgctgtcaatcaaaaggagatgcagtctttcgacagatcctccaatcatcacgcggaagcccggagtccgggccagcccactcctcattcacccccagagacgctgagcgttcgtgggcgggacataatcgcagcatttatccaatgaccgtctactttcggagcactgaaaaaaactgttcagagcagccccattgaagtcaatggacgctcggcttcaacagggaaatgcactgacgctacgggaatgtatgagaagtaaatcgagtcagccgacctgctatatgtaatgtagctgattctgaacgaactcgtcttcgagatgaacgtgttctaacacatttttagtcaataaattgtttacacaatagtacatatttgaccattatttttttgacattataggggaagctgagcttcccttgcagtcttaaagaaatccccactgctcttaaaaaaatatttttgagatgagaccctttttttttctcacccttttttttttttccaccttgcggttcagggttTCCGTAGTATTCTCTCAGGGTCGAATTTAAAGGCATttgatcttattttttattttattcctgtTAATCACATGTACAATGATTCTACCCTATTGATTGTGTTAATGTCAGATGTAAAGCATTTTCCCCCTAATATATTCAGACTCATGTAAATAGAtgttatattgttttcttttctattgAGTGGCATTTAAAGGGATCGCATTTTATTTTGTGTCGATGGTGCAAAGCAGGGTCTCATCCTTCCCTTTAAGACGTTTTGTGGAGTCGCAGGGAGGCCGAATATCCGAATAGCTGCCATTCATACACCGTCACATCTCCATGATTCGGGCTGAGCTTTTGGATAAGAAGCCCTGGGGCTATCCGTTCAAATTAAATGTGATTTTGAAAGTATATCTGACTCTGGCACTGGCAATATCGTATCTCGTCGCGCGAGGACGACCGATGGACCTTGCGCGTCTCTGGATGCAGCGCGTGCAAATGGATGCGTTCGTGTGTGTAATctatgcgtgtgtgagtgtattaTATGCGTGTGCGTATTTGTCCTTGAATTGCACCGATTCATTGCCGATTGCATCCTGAAACAAAAGCGATACGATTAGAGTCACTGTTTATGTTTGCATCCAGATGCGGTTTGCATTGCTGGCGTCTCGCCTCTAATGGAGGAGACATCGAGATGAGATAGTCATTGTGTTTTTGGAGGAATTCTTCATTTGTGCTTTACATTATCTGTGGTACTGTGACGATGCCGCGGAGTTTGCGGAAGCTGATGCGTCTGGTCCTCTTCTGCCCTTTATCAAAGGGCTTACAGGTAGCCTAACTTTCTTTGTATATGTGTACAATGGTTCATTAATATAGTAATTGTAGTTCTTCTCCATAGTAGGGGagatggggcaagttgtcactcTTTTAGTCCAGTGAATATTTTTTAGGGtggtttatttttaaagagaATGTCTAAAAAGGCATTTACCTTAAAGATTGGCTAAAATAGGTGATTTAACACACAACGACCTTTTGTGTGACCAATGGTGGGGCATGTTGTCTTAATAGGAAACTTCCACTAAATTTAACCAGTCAGAACAGTTTATGAAACATCAGAGTTATCAAACTACCAGTTATGAAACACATGTGACTACTTGCCCCGATGTAAATGtgacatttatgaaaatatacCCTTGTTTGTCCTAAGAACACAGTTGAACCTTTCAGTTAAAATCTAACTTTATTATGTAGTCGACatttgctttaataaaaaaacacccTTCTGTGGTTTTATTGCATTCACTTGTTAACCCAAAAGCTATTACTTTAGTTTGCTTTTGACAATTTTGGGATATTATGACAATTTTGGGATGTATGACAATTATTAGGATGTTTGTTTGAAGTATAGAATTCATACGAATGACCATAATTGAGTACTTTTTAAATTGCAGGTGTTCGAAAACACATAGAAAACCATTGCTAGAGAAAGCAAGAATTTGTGCCATTGGACTCTTAACTCAAAACATTATAATGACTGAGAAACAGCATgggtgacaactagccctggtcttcCCTATTCATcagtgtaccatggtattaccatctgtaTTTACATCTTTTTCGAACCACACTTAATGCTTAATGCACACTGCACAGGACTGGCAGTATTCCTGTAGATTCCCACTAAGTGCCCTCTTTCATAAGAGCACTCTCTGTAATTGCACACTGTTACCATGTGAGACTGTGTAGGACAAACCTGTCAGATGTATCGCTGAACCTTTTCTAAAGATGTCACAAATGATAGACGAGCCATTTTTTCCCTACACTAACAGTTTAAAGGATTGTTCAGCCAAAAATCCACATGACTTGTTTCTATTTTAAAGTGCGACACAGTCAAAACGGCATTATTTGGATTGTATATTTAGAACCGGATTTCAGAGATCATGGACACAGTGATGTAGGTGTCTAATAACAGTTGTCTGTATCAACAGGCAGTAATCTGATATCTCACACAACAAAACACGACACAACACAATACACACTCACACGTTTTCCCACTCTGGCACAGAGAACGGTTGCTGCCTTTGGCATTCAGTGCCATTTTAAACCCAAAACTGTCAAAGAGACCtagcttaaagtgatagttccccccaaaatgaaaattctctcattatttactcaccctcaagccaaaccagatgtgtatgaccatctttcttcagcagaacactaaggaagattttttagaagaactCGAGctttgtaggttcatacaatgcaagtggatggtgatgatcagcactttgaagctccaaaaagcacagacactCAGTCTAAAAGtcatcgtttgggttcagaagaagaaaaaaagtcatacacatctggaataacatgagggtgagtaaatgatgagagagtgttcatttttgggtgaactatctctttaatcttGCAAGTGCACATGCTAATGACCAATACTGTCCCTCTTTCCTAATGGAACATAAAGGTCTGTTATCTCTAGCACAATACGTTTTCTTTGGCTTatataagcatatatatatatatatatatatatatatatatataatatatatatatatatatatttatacactcacctaaaggattattaggaacaccatactaatactgtgtttgacccctttcgccttcagaactgccttaattctacatggcattgattcaacaaggtgctgaaagcattctttagaaatgttggcccatattgataggatagcatcttgcagttgatggagatttgtgggatgcacatccagggcacgaagctcccgttccaccacatcccaaagatgctctatttggttgagatctggtgactgtgggggccattttagtacagtgaactcattgtcatgttcaagaaaccaatttgaaatgattcgagctttgtgacatggtgcattatcctgctggaagtagccatcagaggatgggtacatggtgaccataaagggatggacatggtcagaaacaatgctcaggtaggccgtggcatttaaacgatgcccaattggcactaaggggcctaaagtgtgccaagaaaacatcccccacaccattacaccaccaccaccagcctgcacagtggtaacaaggcatgacggattcatgttctcattctgtttacgccaaattctgactctaccatctgaatgtctcaacagaaatcgagactcatcagaccaggcaacatttttccagtcttcaactgtccaattttggtgagctcttgcaaattgtagcctctttttcctatttgtagtggagatgagtggtacccggtggggtcttctgctgttgtagcccatccgcctcaaggttgtgcgtgttgtggcttcacaaatgctttgctgcatacctcggttgtaacgagtggttatttcaggcaaagttgctcttctatcagcttgaatcagtcggcccattctcctctgacctctagcatcaacaaggcattttcagcccacaggactgccgcatactggatgtttttcccttttcacaccattctttgtaaaccctagaaatggttgtgtgtgaaaatcccagtaactgagcagattgtgaaatactcagaccggcccgtctggcaccaacaaccatgccacgctcaaaattgcttaaatcacctttctttcccattctgacattcagtttggagttcaggagattgtcttgaccaggaccacacccctaaatgcattgaagcaactgccatgtgattggttgattagataattgcattaatgagaaatttaacaggtgttcctaataatcctttaggtgagtgtgtatatatatatatatattgctcatTTGAGTATATATAGAGacttatgttggcttgacaatggCGTTCAACTGACTCCTCCTAGAGTTTTCAAGCAATGTCCACCAAAGTTGGcgcagaccttcagactgttcagtCTCCGGTTACTATGTATTTTCTAATTGATCAgactaatgttttttttgttgcaggCAATCAAACTTCCAAAATCCCTTGCAatccctttttttttaaacaaagtatgCAGTTTTGGAGAGCATTTTTCAAATGTCCCCATTTTCAGTGGAGAgaaattccatccatccatccatccatccacaattTTGTCTCAACAAACTctctttttctagttattattattctctgaGACTGTTGAATACTATGTTACCTAAGCAATAATGTATACATGTCATTTATCATATTGTTGCTTCTTTTTTTCAGGCCCGCTTGCCTGCAGTAAAAGTCAAGTACCTGTTGGTGGCATGGTTTGGGATTCTGGTGGCCAGCTGGGTAATCTACATGCAGTACTCTTCTTATTCAGAGCTCTGCAGAGGACACATCTGTACCATGCTCATTGTAAGTCACTACAAGACTCCTAATTATTCCTAATGGTTTGATAACTTAAGCTATGAGCTATAGAATGGAGCTTTGGTTAAACACCATATCCTAACCAGGCTCTATGTGACAAGTTTCCAGCAGCAAGTACTATGTCTATTCACAGTGAAAGCTTTGCTACATATTTGATATCTAATGTTCAAATATTTCTAGCTAGagttttgaccaatgaatttcacTGTGGGCGGGGATAAACAGCATGATGCTACAGAAGTAGAAACCAATCGAGCAACAAAACGCTGTGTTTCtgcatttgttatgaaattttaGGGGAAGCTGTGCTTAAAGCAGTAGCCACTTATATATATTGTTCATGCTGATTTGCCCTCTGTAGCTCACACATTATTTGTAATGAGCAGGAAGTGATTGCAAAaaatagagagagcgagagagagataggaACTGAGAAATTAAAAGGCAGAAGTGAGATTATAATCATGCCAGTTTGGAAActaaatgtacatattcacaaCAATAGGCTAATAATGCTGTGTGATTGAGTTTAATCACAAAGTCGGTATACCCATTCAGGATGTAAACAAAAACTCTTATTTTGCAACATGCGTGCTGACAAGCACTTTGATAGCTCGCAGAAATGAAATAGAGAAGAAAGAGAGTGAACACTGATGATAAGTAATGTGTTGCCCTTAGGCCGATTTGTACATTTACTGGTCAACCTCATCACATGACATCATAATCCCTGCTGTCCAGTTTATTATGCTAGATAAAGGCTGCTCAATCAGTAATAGATGACAAGTTTAAATAACGTTTGTGATtaatgtcttgtgtgtgtgtgtgtgtgtgtgtgtgttttgcgtgTTAGTGTGATCATTACCGCAGGGGCATCATCTCAGGGTCAGTGTGTAAATCTCTCTGTGAAGATAAAACTCTGTCACTTCAACGCTGTCTTTCAACGTCACCTACACAACAGGTAATCGCTCAAAAAATGAGTGTATCTAATGAAAACATGGCCGGGTCACATTTaattccaaaaaaaaataaaaagaacttatgaattgaataacataaataaataaatcatatattttacttaaagaaaataaaataaaacctattttaggaccattaggaTTTTTTCTTATATAAGATTTTCCTTCATATTCTCATTCTCATCTTATTATTTTCAAAGGTTTAGTATATTATATCTCAAAAATActcttaatacaattatttattacaattagcataaatccttttttttaatatatatatattttttttattggatatatttattacatttaagttattaaaaaatgcagttaaaatattttttatattatttctgGGACTTAAAGAAAACATGTCAAAATGGTGTAACTGTACagatacagtaaaataaataaataagtcataTTGAAAgctgacatttaaaaataaaaataaaatgatatatatatatttttggcatTAGTCATTTTGGAATACTCctatattattatttctttaaaaaaataataaataaaaccgtttgttttaaaatataataaatgtttaaaagcgTTCGTCCAccaaattaaagataaaaataagaaaaaaattttttttttattttgtagaaattgccaaaaatgttttttttttatttttattttatttatttttttattatgaaaccAACACGGACTCAAAGATTaaatttctacaaacttgactcATGTTTTAAACTACAATTTTCAAAGATTTCTATTTTGATCATTTTGGAAAACCTTTTTGACAATGAGCATTATACATCTGACATATACCTTTTCCTATCTGTATGTGGTGCAGATATACAGTGCTGTATGGAAGAAGAAAGCCGTACTGGTGAAGTGTGGGATTGAGGAGAGTATAAGAGGAGAGAACAGTCCTGACTCGCCACTGCAGCATGACAGCAAACTCTACGATAAACCCACCCGCGGAACATCCATGGATGAATTCAGAGCCATGCTGCATTCCTTCCTCAAGGTCCCTTCATATGCTAGTCCTCCTTTTGTGTCcttttattatgtttaacaaaGGATCTCACAGTCTGTAGCAACCACTGCAGTACATGAGGCCTGCAGTCAACACGCAATGTAGTTTTCTGCACATACACAGTTCTAAAATGCCTGTCTTCAAATTAtgaatgtgcaaaactacatattttgcaAATCAACTAGTTGATTGGGTGGTTTGAGGTTCACCTGACCCCAATCAGACCCGTTTATTAGTGGGCGTTTACATAAGACACATTCTTGTTTTCAAGAACAGCTAGACGTTGAGCAACGGAACAGAAAGCTGGGGTTGAGACACGGATGTTATTACTGATATTGAACATGGCCTTTACAGGACAGCGTAAACAGCTAAAGACTGTCTAAACCTCTTAGAGTTCACGGTTATTCCTCAATGTCATCATGTAGGAGGGGGACAAATGAGAAAGAGAGCAGGGGTGGGGGAAGGGGGAACACAGAAGCCAGAAAAACTGGAGGAGCTTGAAAAAGTCATACGCTTACATTTTTAGTGTCACAGTGTAGaatgacacgcacacacacgcacacacacacacacaaaatgcagtTAACATACATTGACGCAGACATTTGTTCTCAACGTTTAGGGgattgtttacataaaaaaatggaaatgttgtcatcatttactcgccctcatgttggtccaaacccatctgactttctttcttccttggaacacaaaaggagatagtttgcagaatgtccaagctgctgttTTCCAAACAAAGTACACAGTGTCCattggctgtcaagctccaaaaaggacaaaaatatcaCCATAAATGTAGTCTATATGACTCGTTCTCTAaatagatgttttttattttaaaccataTGATACACTTTTGTGAGGGACAGACCAAAATAGaagttattatttgttttaaatgaaaaaaattattataatgttataatataatatacaatataattatataatattaatgtataatattatataaagttTTCTCCAAAGGTgaataaaaatcaaattttagttttttgaaCAACGCAAGTGTAAATGATTCatccatttttggatgaaccatcccttcaaggcctgttcacaccaagagttatatgtaaaaaaaatacaattacaaacGATTTTtccaaaacaaagatatttacaaTATTTGCAAATTTTCCTCAAACATTACAAGCATTTGCACGCCTGAACGAAACATCATTTATTGTACTTTAATGCACAATCCAACCCATTTGACAACATACGAGAATGCATTTGCGTACTatttaaacaactgaaaaaatcAGATGCACTTCAATTGAGCTGCTTTATCTCACAAATAATTTATGACCCATTTGAGGTTTTAaagtttctttctctctctcaatcacTCACAGGACAGTGTTGGAGATCAGTCATCTCTTGGTACCCTTGTCACTCGTGTAATTTCTCTGGCGGATGTCAATGGCGATGGCAAAGTTTCGTTAGCAGAAGCCAAATCCGTCTGGGCTTTGCTTCAGATCAACGAATTCGTTCTAATGGTTGCACTGCACGATAAAGACCACGCTCCTCATTTGCTGGGTTTCTGCGGTGACCTATACGTGACTGAACCTGTTGCCCATAGTGCCCTCTTCATGCTGGAGGTGCCTGGCTGGCTGCATCCAATGTTTCCCGAGTCGCTGGGCGTTGCGCTTAACCGATGGCTCGCCCCCGCATGGCCACGCCGGGCCCGAATCACCATCGGCCTGTTAGAGTTCATCGAAGAAGTGTTCCATGGCATGTACGGAAGCTTCTACATGTGTGACGCTAGCCCGCAACGGGTCGGCTACAATGCTAAATACGACTTTAAAATGGCAGACCTCCAAAGCGTAGCATCGGAGGCAACCGTCAAGGGTTTCTTACGAGGTAGAACTTGCGAGGCAAACGCAGACTGCACTTATGGACGGGATTGTACTGCGACATGTGACCGATTAGCGAAGCAGTGCAATGTGGAAGTGGTGCAGCCAAACTTGGCTAAGGTCTGTGCGCTCCTACAGGACTTCCTGCTGTTCGGAGCACCGTCAGATCTGAGAGAGGACCTGGAGAAACAGCTACGCACCTGTGTGACGCTCAGCGGACTGGCCTCGCAAATGGAAGTACATCATTCCCTTGTTCTCAACAACCTGAAAACACTACTGTGGAAGAAGATCTCCAATACCAAGTACTCTTGAGACAAAGAGAAGGATGACCAAGAGAAAGGCAACTaaagtgaaaaagagagagaactgGATATTCAAAGAACGAAAGCAGAaacaagagaaagaaagacacattGGGGTCAGCACAGAAGCTTCTGGAGGACCAACAGAATTGCTGAACTCTGGCAGCTGAAATTTGAAATTTGTGCACTGTCAATCACTTTTGAGAGTGTTGACAAGAAGTTACAGTATGGAAACCTAGAGGGGACAGACGCTACATCCATTCCTGCTTAATTTCACTTGAGTGACTTAACTGAAGACCCATTAACTAATGGAAATACCTTCAGATGGGTCTCCTTTTTATTTTGGCTAAAGGTTCAAGGTGAAATAAGGCTTGTACAGTTATGGAATCAGGTagcttgtatttacatttatctgACAACGTGATCCTTTCGCAAATTATACCTTGAGTTCTCATTAGGGGTAGCCTAGTAGTTAAGGATCTATGCCCGAATGCTTAAATGACCGGAGTTTTATTTTTCCTTAAGATCCCCCTAAAGTTGTGTTGCATAAAGGCCCTTAACTGCCATTTTCCTTAGTAAaccttaagctgcgtacacactggcAGCGACTTTGTCGGAGTCAGCAGGGCGAGTACCActggctggtgcaagagctgcggctggatataccatgtccatatcatagagcactggaaaattgctaacagcaagaattagccatctttctgttactgcaggagctgagagagagagaaagagagagaaggatcacgtgagctctcccgtcttctctcctattggctgtcgcttccgttagtcgctcttcatttgaataaagttgaacttgtctcaactttgtcgtgtcgctggacacgcccacatctagtcgccaacggtcgcgaccgCTCGGTCaacggaagtcgctgtgctctcatcaAAAATGAATTGGATTGAGTCGCTGTCGTGcccgatgtcgctggcagtgtgtacgcagctttaaggTTAGGAAAACTTCACCTTAAATGTGGACTAAGAGTTACAACGTTTCTAAAAATAGAAGAAATGGCTATGTTTATAGAACCAAATGAACTGTACAGTGTGCCAAGTAAAGTTTTTCATACTAGGGAAAACACTTTAGACCATCGTAGTGATGGAAAAACGATTGCAGGTGTACAGAGTTATGTGTCACGGTAAATGGAAAATAGCTAACAAGCTGGATATAATAGGAAGACACACATACCAGAAGTGTGGCTAGTATTTTCTGCTTTATTATCTATACAAATGGATGCATTAAAATCATATTGCAAGTTCATTTCTGATATAGGCCTATCGTCCATTTTTATATCCTACAGCCCTCCTAACCACCATCTTAACATCTTGCACCTCTAATCCACTCCCTACCTGGCACAGTTGTTAAAATTCAAAGTTGTCATCCTCAAGAGGGTGCTTACTGGCCATAAAAGTAGAATCCTCCAATGTAAAACTCtggacagttttttttaattacacgctagaggctgtagcctttagccgcCTCGTTAATGTGTCAGCCTCCTATGCTGCCGGTTCGAATGCTGCTTGGAGTGGTGCCGTGACTCAAATGGTAGTGAAGTTTAGGGAGGTGTCTTATGGTAGCCAgttggtaggtagctgtgcagtttgTAAACCTCACCCCCCTGGCCTCGAGGCGcattagcgactgacgctaggggctgtagcctttagcctcctcgttagagTCTCGGCCTCCTATGCCTGAGatgctggttcgaatcccgcttggagtgggtcgagtaggaccagtaacagtggtgccgtgactCAGATGGTAGTGAAGTTTAGGGAGGTGTCTtatggtaggtagctgtgcagtgtgtaaacctcactcccctggcctcaagaggtgcactagcgactgacgctagaggctgaagcctttagcctcctcgttagcgtctCAGCCTCCtatgccggttcgaatcccgctggGAGTAGATCGAGGAGGACCAGTAAGAGGCGCATtggcgactgatgctagaggctgtagcctttagcatcctcGTTAGCGTGTCAGCCTCCTATGCAGGAGATGCCGGTT
Encoded proteins:
- the LOC127629062 gene encoding divergent protein kinase domain 1B-like; amino-acid sequence: MPRSLRKLMRLVLFCPLSKGLQARLPAVKVKYLLVAWFGILVASWVIYMQYSSYSELCRGHICTMLICDHYRRGIISGSVCKSLCEDKTLSLQRCLSTSPTQQIYSAVWKKKAVLVKCGIEESIRGENSPDSPLQHDSKLYDKPTRGTSMDEFRAMLHSFLKDSVGDQSSLGTLVTRVISLADVNGDGKVSLAEAKSVWALLQINEFVLMVALHDKDHAPHLLGFCGDLYVTEPVAHSALFMLEVPGWLHPMFPESLGVALNRWLAPAWPRRARITIGLLEFIEEVFHGMYGSFYMCDASPQRVGYNAKYDFKMADLQSVASEATVKGFLRGRTCEANADCTYGRDCTATCDRLAKQCNVEVVQPNLAKVCALLQDFLLFGAPSDLREDLEKQLRTCVTLSGLASQMEVHHSLVLNNLKTLLWKKISNTKYS